In one Trichocoleus desertorum ATA4-8-CV12 genomic region, the following are encoded:
- a CDS encoding transposase — translation MHYRRATTPGATYFFTVVTYQRQRVFHVPETIDSLRQAFRTVKATHPFTIEAIVVLPDHLHCVWSLPPGDADFSTRWRLIKTTFTRACPERYKRQRNDSRLDKKEQAVWQRRFWEHQIRDEPDLKHHIDYIHYNPVHHQLVKHPKDWQYSSFHGYVNRGIYEVDWGAEDTILPKDTMRYE, via the coding sequence ATGCACTATCGTCGTGCCACCACACCAGGAGCCACCTACTTCTTTACCGTTGTCACCTATCAACGGCAGAGAGTGTTTCATGTGCCTGAAACAATTGATTCATTACGGCAGGCTTTTCGCACCGTTAAAGCCACTCACCCGTTTACCATTGAGGCCATTGTCGTTCTTCCAGACCATCTGCATTGTGTTTGGTCTCTCCCGCCCGGTGATGCTGATTTTTCCACTCGCTGGCGATTGATCAAAACCACGTTTACTCGCGCTTGTCCTGAGCGGTACAAACGGCAGCGAAATGACTCTCGGCTCGATAAAAAGGAACAAGCGGTATGGCAGCGTCGCTTCTGGGAGCATCAAATTCGAGATGAGCCGGATTTGAAGCACCATATAGATTACATTCATTACAATCCGGTGCATCATCAGCTTGTAAAACACCCCAAGGATTGGCAGTATTCAAGTTTTCATGGGTATGTAAACAGAGGAATCTATGAGGTTGATTGGGGAGCGGAAGATACCATTTTGCCCAAAGATACCATGAGATATGAATGA